In Chitinophaga oryzae, the sequence GTACGGCCGTCCTGGAAATTACGTACGGGCGGCGCTGTGATCACCGCCCTCGCAGGATCTATCCCCAGCGCTTTCCAGTCGATGCTCAGCTGCACGGTAGTATCCTCTTTTGCCCAGCTGGCAAGAGAAACCAACACCGCCCCGTCTTTTCTGTAAATGGTGGCAGGCACCTGCGGGTTGTTGGTTTTCACCGGGTTATTCTCCACCCAGTAACCGATCATTTTAGCGCCCTGCATTCCAAAATCGTCCCACACTTTCCAGATGGGCCGGGGATCGGCATTGTCAGACCAGGGCATCCGGTTGGTCATGCCGTATACCATGCCTCTCCACGGATTACCGCCGTCCTGCAGCATTTCGCCCATCAGACCGAAAGGAATGCCGCTCACTT encodes:
- a CDS encoding glycoside hydrolase domain-containing protein: MEHFPYLNRLWFGEYFDYENNSPDFFLTEVSGIPFGLMGEMLQDGGNPWRGMVYGMTNRMPWSDNADPRPIWKVWDDFGMQGAKMIGYWVENNPVKTNNPQVPATIYRKDGAVLVSLASWAKEDTTVQLSIDWKALGIDPARAVITAPPVRNFQDGRTFGKDAPIPVAKNKGWILIIK